One part of the Halobacteriovoraceae bacterium genome encodes these proteins:
- a CDS encoding helix-turn-helix transcriptional regulator, translated as MAEFNKEELDNFLGVVRKYMQVRGPMSQKDLAESVDVGVSTMSRFLNQKTNDLNPQLIAKIVAFLEIPLHEIIDFVDEGFTTHFKKLILLYKNTQDNRPQRTPEETYAPTETFEMEKNEDPFVEGFSGLGTAERQTQARVSAGGGRKQTLIFESDESSNHSQKSIRDKLQSLTPRQKAYMTDFLNLDMEGRDFIVDLGNSILTYIRRNRS; from the coding sequence ATGGCCGAATTTAATAAGGAAGAGTTAGACAATTTTCTAGGAGTAGTACGCAAATACATGCAAGTCAGAGGTCCTATGAGCCAAAAAGATCTAGCAGAAAGTGTGGATGTTGGTGTGTCTACAATGAGTCGCTTCTTGAATCAAAAGACAAATGATCTTAATCCGCAATTAATAGCAAAGATTGTGGCATTTCTTGAAATCCCGCTTCATGAAATCATCGATTTTGTTGATGAGGGTTTTACCACCCATTTTAAAAAACTTATTTTACTCTATAAAAATACGCAGGATAATAGACCTCAAAGAACTCCTGAAGAAACCTATGCCCCAACTGAAACTTTTGAAATGGAAAAAAATGAAGATCCTTTTGTAGAGGGATTTTCTGGACTAGGAACAGCTGAACGACAAACTCAGGCCAGAGTATCAGCTGGTGGAGGACGTAAACAAACTTTGATCTTTGAATCTGATGAGAGTTCGAATCATTCTCAAAAAAGTATAAGAGATAAATTACAAAGTTTAACACCTAGACAAAAAGCTTATATGACTGATTTTCTAAATTTAGATATGGAGGGAAGAGATTTTATTGTTGATTTAGGAAATTCTATTCTTACATATATAAGAAGAAATCGCTCATGA